A region of the Aerosakkonema funiforme FACHB-1375 genome:
ACCCAATTATTCGGGTGGGTATACGTATCGCTCTGTGTTTGTTGTACCCAGCAACAGTCCGCTGAGAAGCGGTGCTACAGCGCAGACCCTGCAACAACTGCGGGGAAAGAAAATGGCGTTTACTTCTCCGACTTCTGGTAGCGGATTTATCTTCCCGGTGGGAGAATTGGTGAAGTTGGGATTGGTGGAAAATCGCGATCGTCTCAACGGTTTCTTCGGTCAAGTTTCCTACGGCAACAACTACAGCGGCGCTTTGCAAGCAGTGTTGCGAGGTCAAGCAGATGTTGCCGCTGTGTCGGAATACGCTCTGAAACCTCCGTATATCACCCAGGCAGAAGGCAGTCGATTGCGGGTTCTTTATGCAATTAATAATGTACCTGCTCACGGCGTTTCTATTGACGATGATGTTCCCGTTGCTACGCGAGAAAAAATTATCAATGCGTTAATGAAGTTGAACGAACCTGCCAACAATCAACTGCTGCGAGACTTGTATAATTCAACACAATTAGTGAAAATCAATCATACAACTCACTTACAGCCTATGCGCGACGCGCTGCAACGTGCTGGAATTCAACTTTAAACAGGGCTAATGGGGAATTTGCAGATTGCAAATTTCAAATTGCACATAGAAAAATTCAATTTGAAATCTGCAATCTTGAATTTGAAATTACGATCGACGATCGATGATTAATGACTGATGACGATTGAATGCGAAAATCTAGAAACCCGCTACAGCGCTTCTCTGAGGCGTCCGATACTCAACGGGATCGATTGCACAATTAACACTGGCGAGTTTGTCGCTTTGTTGGGACTCAATGGTGCGGGTAAGTCTACATTGTTAAGGGCAATGGTCGGTTTGGTGCCATTGCAACGCGGAATTATTCGCATTAATGGTGTGGTAACTTGTGGCAATTTTGTCGAGGGAGGGGATGACGGGCGAGACGCCCGTTCCACAAGAGGGGATTCCACAAGAGGTTACTCCACAACAAACACAAAAAATATGTCTCTTGTGGAGCAGGCGTCCCGCCTGCGATCGCGATCGCCCTTTGTCAAAACAGTCTCTACCAGACGCGACATCGGAATGTTATTTCAAGGCGGTGGGTTAATTCGTCAGCTATCTGCAATTGAAAATGTACTGTGCGGACGCTTGGGAGGTCTACCGACTTGGCAAACTTTGTGGGGATTTCCGAAAAGCGATCGCCGTTTGGCGCTGGATTTATTAGCACAGTTGGGGTTGAAAGAGCAAGCTTATCAAAAAACCGGACAACTCAGCGGCGGACAGCAACAAAGAGTAGCGATCGCCCGCGCACTGATCCAAAATCCTCAGATTCTCCTCGCAGATGAACCCATCACCGGTTTGGATGTCATGGCAGCCAAACAAGTGATGGAGATTTTATCAGATTTGCGCTCCCAAAAAGGCATGACAATTGTGACGGTTTTGCACGATTTGAGCTTAGCATCTGCCTACGCCGAACGTGCGATCGTCCTCGATGCCGGTCGGATCGTTTACGATGGCCCCTGCCAAAACTTACAATCCCAGTTTGCTGAGTTTGTGCGATCCAACTAGAAGCTAGGGGCTAGGGGTT
Encoded here:
- a CDS encoding phosphate/phosphite/phosphonate ABC transporter substrate-binding protein, producing MLLKKNFLLGAGAALVALFGITIDALDKMPQARAERTASDRVQQSLAQATANRLTIVLPTRGDAADAQRKANAVAQFLSRETGMSVEAMVADETAAVEALRANRADVAFLSSRPALKAEELANARLYLAEVRPNYSGGYTYRSVFVVPSNSPLRSGATAQTLQQLRGKKMAFTSPTSGSGFIFPVGELVKLGLVENRDRLNGFFGQVSYGNNYSGALQAVLRGQADVAAVSEYALKPPYITQAEGSRLRVLYAINNVPAHGVSIDDDVPVATREKIINALMKLNEPANNQLLRDLYNSTQLVKINHTTHLQPMRDALQRAGIQL
- a CDS encoding phosphonate ABC transporter ATP-binding protein is translated as MTIECENLETRYSASLRRPILNGIDCTINTGEFVALLGLNGAGKSTLLRAMVGLVPLQRGIIRINGVVTCGNFVEGGDDGRDARSTRGDSTRGYSTTNTKNMSLVEQASRLRSRSPFVKTVSTRRDIGMLFQGGGLIRQLSAIENVLCGRLGGLPTWQTLWGFPKSDRRLALDLLAQLGLKEQAYQKTGQLSGGQQQRVAIARALIQNPQILLADEPITGLDVMAAKQVMEILSDLRSQKGMTIVTVLHDLSLASAYAERAIVLDAGRIVYDGPCQNLQSQFAEFVRSN